In Nicotiana tabacum cultivar K326 chromosome 17, ASM71507v2, whole genome shotgun sequence, one DNA window encodes the following:
- the LOC107759553 gene encoding uncharacterized protein LOC107759553, whose product MVIMNSGVKMPGDRQCPRVDTYELKLRIERKVGQQKAEKYYSMLSRYLSLKMSKSEFDKFCVVLLGRENICLHNALVRGIIRNACTAKMPPPKDVTMEASFNSKVSNVCQRGSFQSLCRDVFPQSPRKGRTPNLRDRRFRDRPSPLGPHGKTHSAACEDFPPKVLEQQSATELLSLGSKPPVEGNSVEEGEEVEQATGSPGIHSRSPVTAPLGISLNAKGTRKVLYHGSAPLPDMGTCYSSGELPDASLLMKRLEQKLETEGLKMSTDCVNVLNNGLDVFLKRLIKPCLDLAGSKSQHKHILHQAVSVSKKTRTIRYNQKPSDLFSVSMLDFRTAMESNPRMLGEDWPTQLEKVSVRSFESL is encoded by the coding sequence ATGGTTATAATGAATTCGGGAGTCAAAATGCCGGGAGATCGGCAATGCCCCCGAGTTGACACTTATGAGCTGAAACTTCGGATTGAAAGGAAAGTTGGTCAGCAGAAGGCAGAGAAATATTATTCTATGTTAAGCAGATACTTAAGCCTAAAGATGAGCAAATCAGAGTTTGATAAGTTTTGTGTTGTTTTATTGGGGAGAGAGAATATCTGCCTTCATAATGCGCTTGTCCGAGGAATTATAAGAAATGCTTGTACTGCTAAGATGCCTCCGCCAAAAGATGTCACAATGGAGGCTTCCTTTAATTCAAAAGTGTCGAATGTTTGTCAAAGAGGAAGTTTTCAGTCACTGTGCAGGGATGTATTTCCGCAGTCTCCTAGAAAAGGAAGAACTCCCAACCTTCGTGATCGCAGATTTAGGGACCGGCCAAGTCCTCTGGGTCCTCATGGGAAGACCCATTCTGCGGCTTGTGAAGATTTTCCACCAAAAGTACTGGAACAACAAAGTGCTACTGAGCTTCTGTCCTTGGGTAGTAAGCCTCCAGTTGAAGGCAACTCCGTGGAAGAGGGAGAAGAGGTTGAGCAGGCTACTGGAAGCCCCGGTATTCATAGTAGAAGTCCTGTAACAGCTCCCCTTGGCATCTCTCTGAATGCTAAGGGAACAAGGAAAGTATTATATCATGGGTCAGCTCCTTTACCTGATATGGGAACCTGTTACAGCAGTGGTGAGTTGCCCGATGCCAGCTTGCTAATGAAAAGGTTGGAACAAAAGTTGGAGACAGAAGGCTTGAAGATGTCAACTGACTGTGTAAATGTGTTGAACAATGGGCTCGATGTATTCTTGAAGCGATTAATTAAGCCTTGTTTGGACTTAGCAGGCTCAAAGTCACAACACAAGCACATCCTTCACCAAGCTGTTTCAGTTTCAAAAAAGACAAGGACAATAAGATATAACCAAAAACCAAGTGATCTCTTTTCTGTTTCAATGTTAGATTTTCGCACGGCAATGGAGTCGAATCCTAGGATGCTAGGGGAGGATTGGCCAACACAGCTTGAGAAGGTTTCAGTGCGTTCGTTTGAAAGTCTATGA
- the LOC107759554 gene encoding peroxidase 51 has protein sequence MGRLNFLMAVVLSIYSVGVVLMPNLASAQLKTNYYANTCPNVESIVRNVVNQKFRQTFVTIPAVLRLFFHDCFVEGCDASVIVSSTPGNTAEKDHPDNLSLAGDGFDTVIKAKAAIDSNSRCKNKVSCADILALATRDVIQLSGGPSYPVELGRLDGFTSKASNVEGKLPKPTFNLNQLNSMFASHGLNQNDMIALSAAHSVGFSHCNKFSNRIYNFSPKNPIDPTLNKQYAAQLQGMCPRNVDPRIAINMDPKTPRTFDNAYFKNLQQGMGLFTSDQVLYTDGRSKGTVDIWASNSKAFQNAFVTAMTKLGRVGVKTGRNGNIRFDCGRFN, from the exons ATGGGTCGTCTAAATTTTCTTATGGCAGTAGTGTTGTCAATATATTCcgttggtgtagtgttgatgcccAACTTGGCTTCTGCACAACTGAAAACCAATTATTACGCCAATACCTGTCCTAATGTTGAATCCATTGTTAGAAATGTGGTTAACCAGAAATTCCGACAAACATTTGTCACAATCCCTGCTGTTCTCCGTCTCTTCTTTCATGATTGCTTTGTTGAG GGTTGTGATGCTTCAGTGATAGTATCATCTACACCAGGGAACACAGCTGAGAAGGATCATCCAGATAATCTATCATTGGCAGGAGATGGATTTGATACTGTGATCAAAGCCAAAGCCGCCATTGATTCAAACTCACGTTGTAAAAATAAAGTCTCTTGTGCAGATATTCTCGCCTTAGCCACCAGAGACGTTATTCAGCTG TCGGGGGGACCATCGTACCCAGTTGAATTAGGTAGgctagatgggttcacatcaaAAGCTTCGAACGTGGAAGGAAAGCTGCCAAAACCAACATTTAATTTGAATCAACTCAATTCCATGTTTGCTTCTCATGGTCTAAATCAGAATGACATGATCGCCCTTTCTG CGGCCCATTCTGTAGGGTTTTCACACTGTAACAAGTTCTCCAACCGGATTTACAACTTCAGCCCTAAAAATCCAATAGACCCAACACTCAACAAGCAATATGCAGCTCAATTACAAGGGATGTGTCCAAGGAATGTTGACCCAAGGATAGCGATTAACATGGATCCCAAAACTCCCAGGACGTTTGACAATGCCTACTTCAAAAATTTACAGCAAGGTATGGGACTATTCACATCAGATCAAGTGCTTTACACGGACGGGCGGTCCAAGGGAACTGTCGACATTTGGGCTAGTAACTCAAAAGCATTCCAAAACGCATTCGTCACTGCAATGACAAAGCTGGGCCGTGTTGGTGTGAAAACTGGGAGGAATGGAAATATTCGTTTCGACTGCGGCAGATTTAATTGA